One genomic region from Chrysemys picta bellii isolate R12L10 chromosome 18, ASM1138683v2, whole genome shotgun sequence encodes:
- the MRRF gene encoding ribosome-recycling factor, mitochondrial isoform X1 → MYAMAMALRCLRQLPPLLHNSLSGLVRPPLQVPLRHTALMLNGCRQCVVHQTMLTRHLATKKAKAKSKGETQARVNINAALVEDIISLGEVNGEMQAVVEVLKEEFGKNLNIRTSPGALDHITVTTKDGKFPLNQLGQISLKSPQLIVVNMASFPENTAAAIKAIRESGMNLNPEVDGIIIRVPVPKSSKWQTTLQQRWTSSWQGKPRSSSAECSLDRHTVSSDYGLRHPQTKCSMLGRSSLV, encoded by the exons ATGTATGCCATGGCCATGGCATTAAGGTGTCTCCGTCAGCTACCTCCCCTGCTTCATAATTCTCTCTCAGGACTAGTAAGGCCACCCCTGCAAGTACCTTTGAGGCATACAGCTCTGATGCTGAATGGCTGCAGGCAGTGCGTGGTCCACCAGACAATGCTGACCAGACATCTAGCTACCAAGAAAGCCAAAG CTAAAAGTAAAGGGGAGACCCAAGCCAGAGTGAATATCAATGCTGCCTTAGTTGAAGATATTATCAGTCTAGGGGAGGTAAATGGTGAAATGCAGGCAGTGGTGGAAGTCCTTAAGGAAGAATTTGGGAAAAATCTCAATATAAGAACCTCACCAG gtGCTCTTGATCATATAACCGTGACAACAAAAGATGGAAAGTTTCCATTAAACCAGCTTGGACAAATCTCGCTGAAATCTCCTCAGCTCATTGTAGTAAATATGGCTAGTTTTCCAGAG AATACAGCTGCAGCTATCAAGGCTATAAGGGAGAGTGGAATGAACCTGAACCCGGAAGTAGATGGGATAATAATTCGGGTGCCAGTTCCTAA ATCCAGCAAATGGCAGACGACACTGCAGCAGAGATGGACAAGCTCCTGGCAGGGAAAACCAAGGAGCTCCTCGGCTGAGTGCAGCTTGGACAGACACACAGTCAGCAGTGACTATGGACTGAGACACCCGCAGACCAAATGTTCCATGCTTGGCCGTAGCAGCTTAGTGTGA
- the MRRF gene encoding ribosome-recycling factor, mitochondrial isoform X2 — MYAMAMALRCLRQLPPLLHNSLSGLVRPPLQVPLRHTALMLNGCRQCVVHQTMLTRHLATKKAKAKSKGETQARVNINAALVEDIISLGEVNGEMQAVVEVLKEEFGKNLNIRTSPGALDHITVTTKDGKFPLNQLGQISLKSPQLIVVNMASFPENTAAAIKAIRESGMNLNPEVDGIIIRVPVPKVTREHRENLAKLAKQLTNKAKDSLRKVRSNAVNHVKKAKSTVSEDTIKLVEKQIQQMADDTAAEMDKLLAGKTKELLG, encoded by the exons ATGTATGCCATGGCCATGGCATTAAGGTGTCTCCGTCAGCTACCTCCCCTGCTTCATAATTCTCTCTCAGGACTAGTAAGGCCACCCCTGCAAGTACCTTTGAGGCATACAGCTCTGATGCTGAATGGCTGCAGGCAGTGCGTGGTCCACCAGACAATGCTGACCAGACATCTAGCTACCAAGAAAGCCAAAG CTAAAAGTAAAGGGGAGACCCAAGCCAGAGTGAATATCAATGCTGCCTTAGTTGAAGATATTATCAGTCTAGGGGAGGTAAATGGTGAAATGCAGGCAGTGGTGGAAGTCCTTAAGGAAGAATTTGGGAAAAATCTCAATATAAGAACCTCACCAG gtGCTCTTGATCATATAACCGTGACAACAAAAGATGGAAAGTTTCCATTAAACCAGCTTGGACAAATCTCGCTGAAATCTCCTCAGCTCATTGTAGTAAATATGGCTAGTTTTCCAGAG AATACAGCTGCAGCTATCAAGGCTATAAGGGAGAGTGGAATGAACCTGAACCCGGAAGTAGATGGGATAATAATTCGGGTGCCAGTTCCTAA GGTAACAAGAGAACACCGTGAAAACCTGGCCAAACTCGCCAAACAGCTTACGAACAAGGCTAAGGACTCCTTGCGAAAGGTCCGGAGTAACGCTGTGAACCACGTGAAGAAGGCCAAGAGCACAGTATCTGAAGACACCATTAAGCTGGTAGAAAAGCAG ATCCAGCAAATGGCAGACGACACTGCAGCAGAGATGGACAAGCTCCTGGCAGGGAAAACCAAGGAGCTCCTCGGCTGA